The Herbaspirillum sp. DW155 genomic interval CAGAAACAGATTAACGCGAATAAACGTTCAGTGCCGGGAAGAAATAAGCGATTTCGCCCTTGGCGGTTTCTTCGGCGTCCGAACCGTGCACGGCGTTGGCGTCGATGGAGTCGGCGAAGTCGGCGCGGATGGTGCCCTTTTCAGCCTTCTTCGGATCGGTAGCGCCCATCAGGTCACGGTTCTTCAGGATGGCGCCTTCGCCTTCCAGCACCTGGATCATCACCGGACCGGAGACCATGAAGTCCACCAGATCCTTGAAGAAGGGACGCTCGCGGTGCACGGCGTAGAAGCCTTCTGCTTCAGCGCGCGACAGTTGCGCCATGCGGGCAGCGACGATCTTCAGCCCAGCGTTTTCGAAACGGCTGTAGATCTGACCGATCACGTTCTTGGCGACGGCATCGGGCTTGATAATCGACAGGGTGCGTTCAATTGCCATGAGAAAAACTCCAATAAAAATAATGGCTTAAAGCCAAGAATTGATAATTCAATGAACCTTGTATTTTATCATGAAACCATCACATATCACGTCAATTCACCTCCTTTGACGCCACATGCGGGCAATGGCACAGCACTCAGGGCCATGGCGGACCGGACACAGGGTTCATATAATGTCTGCGCATCTCGAACCAGAGCGAGGGAAGACTTGTCTTAAGGATGAGCCATCATGCTATTCTCTGGCTCGCATTCAACGCTTCGGAGGACATATGAATCAACTGGACACGACCTTCGGCCACTCAACCACGAGCCTGGCCACCCGCAACCGCGTGCTGCGCAACACCTACTGGCTGCTGGCGCTGTCGATGATCCCGACCGTGCTGGGCGCCTGGCTGGGCGTGCAGATGCATTTCAGCCTCTTCGCCGCCAGCCCGATGATCGGCTTCGTGCTGTTCCTGGCGATCGCCTTCGGCTTCTTCTTCGCCATCGAGAAGACCAAGAACTCCGGCTGGGGCGTAGCTTTCCTGCTGGGATTCACGTTCTTCATGGGGCTGATGCTGTCGCGCCTGATCGAGTACACGCTGGGCTTCTCCAACGGCGCCGGCCTGATCATGACGGCCTTCGGCGGCACGGCCATCATCTTTTGCGGCATGGCCACCATCGCTACCGTGTCCAAGCGCGACTTCTCCGGCCTGGGCAAGTGGCTCTTCGCAGGCGTGCTGGTGATCCTGGTGGCCTCGCTGGCCAACATTTTCCTTCACCTGCCGGCGCTGCAGCTGACCATTTCGGTGGTCGCCATCGCCATCTTCTCGGCCTACATCTTGTTTGACGTGCAACAGGTGGTCAACGGCGGCGAAACCAATTACATCTCTGCCACGCTGGCGATTTACCTGGATGTCTACAATGTGTTCGCCAACCTGCTGTCCATCCTGGGCATCCTGGGCGGCAACCGCGACTGAGACAGACAGCATTGTTTCAAGAGCAATAAAAAAGCCGGCATTGCCGGCTTTTCAGATTGATGACAAAGCCTTGGCGAGAGCCAAGGCTTTGTTGTTTAATCGGTCATGCTCAAAAAACCGACAGCCGCCCAGCACGAGTTAGAGATGGTGACCATCGAGATGCTCGTGCCCAAGGACCATCTGCTGCGCAAGATCGACGCGGCGGTGCATTTCGAGTTCATCCGCGAGAAGGTGGCGCATCTGTATTGCGCCGACAATGGCCGCCCGGCACTGGACCCGGTGGTACTCTTCAAGCTCTTGTTCATCGGCTACCTCTTCGGTATCCGCAGCGAGCGCCAGCTCATCCGCGAGGTCCAGGTCAACGTGGCCTATCGCTGGTTTGCCGGATTCCGTCTGACCGACAAGGTGCCGGACTCCTCCACCTTCTCCCAGAACCGGCGCCGCCGCTTCATTGATACCACCGTCTATCAAGAGATCTTCGACGAGATCGTGCGCCAGGCCATTGGACGCGGCATGGTCGATGGCCGCGTGCTCTACAGCGACAGCACCCACCTCAAGGCCAACGCCAACAAGAACAAGTTCGACTACGTTCAAGTTACCCAGACACCCTCGGCCTATCTGGCCGAACTGGATGCGGCTGTGGATATCGACCGTGCCGAGCATGGCAAGAAGCCGCTCAAGCGCGACGATGATGATGAGCCGCCCACCAAAGAGATCAAGGTTAGTCGCACCGATCCCGAGAGCGGCTACATGGTGCGCGACGACAAGCCCAAGGGCTTCTTCTACCTGGATCACCGCACCGTCGATGCCAAGC includes:
- a CDS encoding Bax inhibitor-1/YccA family protein codes for the protein MNQLDTTFGHSTTSLATRNRVLRNTYWLLALSMIPTVLGAWLGVQMHFSLFAASPMIGFVLFLAIAFGFFFAIEKTKNSGWGVAFLLGFTFFMGLMLSRLIEYTLGFSNGAGLIMTAFGGTAIIFCGMATIATVSKRDFSGLGKWLFAGVLVILVASLANIFLHLPALQLTISVVAIAIFSAYILFDVQQVVNGGETNYISATLAIYLDVYNVFANLLSILGILGGNRD
- the ndk gene encoding nucleoside-diphosphate kinase gives rise to the protein MAIERTLSIIKPDAVAKNVIGQIYSRFENAGLKIVAARMAQLSRAEAEGFYAVHRERPFFKDLVDFMVSGPVMIQVLEGEGAILKNRDLMGATDPKKAEKGTIRADFADSIDANAVHGSDAEETAKGEIAYFFPALNVYSR